One segment of Salvelinus fontinalis isolate EN_2023a chromosome 42, ASM2944872v1, whole genome shotgun sequence DNA contains the following:
- the LOC129841040 gene encoding uncharacterized protein LOC129841040 — protein MDTPSPALLSHGHTPSHTTLPMDTPPPTLLYPWTHPLPHYSPHGHTPSCATLPMDTPPPALLFPWTHPLPRYSSHGHTPSRATLPMDTPPPALLFPWTHPLPRYSSHGHTPSRATLPMDTPPPALLPHRHTPSRATLPWTHPLPHNSPHGHTLSRATLPMDTPPPALLSSWTHPLPRYSPIDTPPPALLSHGHTPSLCYSPMDHPLPHNSPMDTPSPALLSHGHIPSHTTLPMDTPSPALLSHGHTPSHTTLPMDTPPPTLLYPWTHPLPHYSPMDTPPPTLLSHGHNPSHTTLPWTHPLPRYSPMDTPPPALLFPWTHPLPRYSSHGHTLPALFSPMDTTPPALFSPIDTPPPTLLPHGHTPSRATLPMDTPPPALLYPWTHDLPRYSSHGHTLPALFSPMDTSPPALFSPMDTPLPRYSPPWTHPLPRYSPPGHTPTLRCSPMDIPPPCTAPPWTHPIPRYSPPGHTPSLHCSPMDILPPCTAPPWTYSLPALLPHGHTPSLR, from the coding sequence ATGGACACACCCTCTCCCGCGCTACTCTCCCATGGACACACCCCCTCCCACACTACTCTACCCATGGACACACCCCCTCCCACACTACTCTACCCATGGACACACCCCCTCCCACACTACTCTCCCCATGGACACACCCCCTCCTGCGCTACTCTTCCCATGGACACACCCCCTCCCGCGCTACTCTTCCCATGGACACACCCCCTCCCGCGCTACTCTTCCCATGGACACACCCCCTCCCGCGCTACTCTTCCCATGGACACACCCCCTCCCGCGCTACTCTTCCCATGGACACACCCCCTCCCGCGCTACTCTTCCCATGGACACACCCCCTCCCGCGCTACTCTTCCCATGGACACACCCCCTCCCGCGCTACTCCCCCATAGACACACCCCCTCCCGCGCTACTCTCCCATGGACACACCCCCTTCCACACAACTCTCCCCATGGACACACCCTCTCCCGCGCTACTCTTCCCATGGACACTCCCCCTCCCGCACTACTCTCCTCATGGACACACCCCCTCCCACGCTACTCCCCCATAGACACACCCCCTCCCGCGCTACTCTCCCATGGACACACCCCCTCCCTGTGCTATTCTCCCATGGACCACCCCCTCCCGCACAACTCTCCAATGGACACACCCTCTCCCGCGCTACTCTCCCATGGACACATCCCCTCCCACACAACTCTCCCCATGGACACACCCTCTCCCGCGCTACTCTCCCATGGACACACCCCCTCCCACACTACTCTACCCATGGACACACCCCCTCCCACACTACTCTACCCATGGACACACCCCCTCCCACACTACTCTCCCATGGACACACCCCCTCCCACACTACTCTCCCATGGACACAACCCCTCCCACACTACTCTCCCATGGACACACCCCCTCCCACGCTACTCCCCCATGGACACACCACCTCCCGCGCTACTCTTCCCATGGACACACCCCCTCCCGCGCTACTCTTCCCATGGACACACCCTCCCCGCGCTATTCTCCCCCATGGACACCACCCCTCCCGCGCTATTCTCCCCCATAGACACACCCCCTCCCACGCTACTCCCCCATGGACACACCCCCTCCCGCGCTACTCTTCCCATGGACACACCCCCTCCCGCGCTACTCTACCCATGGACACACGACCTCCCGCGCTACTCTTCCCATGGACACACCCTCCCCGCGCTATTCTCCCCCATGGACACCTCCCCTCCCGCGCTATTCTCCCCCATGGACACCCCCCTCCCGCGCTACTCTCCCCCATGGACACACCCTCTCCCGCGCTATTCTCCACCTGGACATACCCCCACCCTGCGCTGCTCCCCCATGGACATACCCCCTCCCTGCACTGCTCCCCCATGGACACACCCTATCCCGCGCTATTCTCCACCTGGACATACCCCCTCCCTGCACTGCTCCCCCATGGACATACTCCCTCCCTGCACTGCTCCCCCATGGACATACTCCCTCCCTGCACTGCTCCCCCATGGACATACTCCCTCCCTGCGCTGA
- the LOC129841310 gene encoding CD209 antigen-like protein E, whose amino-acid sequence MAVPTMRTVLKCPKGWRMLGSSCYFLSTERKTWEESKLDCLARGADLVIINSRQEQKLLYQLDGDADLLVWIGLTDSVNEGAWKWVDGTPLTTSYWKSGQPDHGGTNNEEDCVEVYHRDSVLANWNDAPCDRMLHWICEKLQK is encoded by the exons ATGGCAGTCCCAACGATGAGGACTGTGTTAAAGTGTCCTAAAGGATGGAGGATGTTGGGATCCAGCTGTTACTTTCTGTCTACTGAGAGGAAAACCTGGGAGGAGAGCAAACTGGATTGTCTGGCGAGAGGAGCAGATCTGGTGATCATAAACAGCAGACAagaacag AAGTTGTTGTACCAGCTGGATGGTGATGCAGATCTCCTGGTCTGGATTGGTCTGACTGATTCCGTTAATGAGGGGGCCTGGAAATGGGTGGATGGCACACCACTGACCACATC GTACTGGAAGAGTGGTCAGCCGGACCATGGTGGTACCAACAACGaggaggattgtgtcgaggtctACCATCGGGACAGCGTTTTGGCCAACTGGAACGATGCGCCATGCGACCGCATGCTGCACTGGATCTGTGAGAAATTACAGAAATAG